A stretch of Geotrypetes seraphini chromosome 2, aGeoSer1.1, whole genome shotgun sequence DNA encodes these proteins:
- the LOC117354669 gene encoding oocyte zinc finger protein XlCOF6-like, with amino-acid sequence MPARASARMWVSFEEIFISFSQEEWDYLNEEQKELYMEVMKENYETLISLDDRITQERTRAKKQGEDPVEIEQVQRQSENVCENISQNSKDQREPAGDSKDVHLTERPFQINNSDQVTSEFHQGKRKGKTRQKELTCLEYKRSFNFIRPKSKKSYPLFSELEKHKNNHKNEKPFTFTECNKSFPQLSTVKIHQQTRTTIKPFPCTECNKNFTQLSSLKRHQKIHTGDKLFPCTECNKSFPELSGLKLHKLIHTEHKPFTCTECKKSFKRLSHLKRHKLIHAFPCSECNQSFPLLSRLKRHQMIHTGVRPFPCTECNQSFTQLSRLKRHQMIHTGVRPFQCTECNQSFTYHSALKIHQRSHTGDKPYICTVCNKSFTQLSSLNSHQKTHMVNKPYACSECTNSFTLLSHLKRHQRIHTGEKQFMCTECNKSYICLAHLQRHKMIHIGHKPFICTECNQSFLLLSRLKCHQMIHTGDRPFPCTECNKSFTQLSYLKQHQMIHTMHKPFTCTECNKSFTWLSYLKKHKMRHIGQKPFACTKGNKSFICVSNLKVHQRSHVGHRPFTCTECNKSFTQQKYLNMHKRIHTGQRPFTCTECNKSFTRRKYLNMHKRIHTGQRPFTCTECNKSFTRRKYLNMHKRIHTGQRPFTCTECNKSYTWLSHLKRHQMIHTGQKPFACTECNKSFTQLPYLKVHQKIHTGEKPNICTECNKSFTRLSYLKKHKMSHTGQKPFACTECNKSFIYVSYLKVHQRSHTGQRPFTCTECNKSFIRQSHLNKHKRIHTEHRPFTCTECNKSFTQLSGLKKHQGIHMGDKPCTLTEG; translated from the exons atgtgGGTGTCATTTGAGGAGATCTTTATCtccttctcccaggaggagtgggactATTTAAATGAAGAGCAGAAAGAGCTTTACatggaggtgatgaaggagaattatgagacCCTGATCTCGCTGG ATGATCGGATCACACAAGAAAGGACGAGAGCAAAGAAGCAAGGAGAAGATCCTGTAGAAATAGAACAAGTCCAAAGACAATCGGAAAATGTCTGTGAGAATATTTCCCAGAACTCAAAGGATCAAAGAGAGCCTGCAGGAGACTCGAAGGATGTTCACCTGACAGAGAGACCCTTCCAAATTAATAATAGTGATCAAGTGACTTCTGAATTCCACCAGGGTAAGAGGAAAGGAAAAACACGCCAGAAAGAACTTACGTGTTTGGAATATAAGAGGAGCTTCAACTTTATTCGTCCTAAAAGTAAAAAGAGCTACCCCTTGTTTTCAGAACTCGAAAAGCACAAAAACAATCATAAAAATGAGAAACCGTTTACAttcactgagtgtaataaaagcttccctCAACTGTCAACTGTAAAAATTCACCAGCAGACCCGCACCACAATCAAACCATttccatgtactgagtgtaataaaaacttcactcagctttcaagcTTAAAACGTCATCAGAAGATCCACACGGGAGACAAACTATttccatgtactgagtgtaataaaagcttccctGAGCTTTCAGGTCTAAAACTACACAAATTAATCCACACAGAACACAAGCCAtttacgtgtactgagtgtaaaAAAAGCTTCAAACGGCTTTcgcatctaaaaagacacaaattgATCCATGCATTTCCATGTTCTGAGTGTAATCAAAGCTTCCCTTTGCTTTCACGCTTAAAACGTCACCAGATGATCCACACGGGAGTCAGACCATttccatgtactgagtgtaatcaaagcttcactcagctttcacgcTTAAAACGTCACCAGATGATCCACACGGGAGTCAGACCATTTcaatgtactgagtgtaatcaAAGCTTCACTTATCATTCAgctctaaaaattcaccagaggagccacacaggagacaaaccatacATATGTACTGTAtgcaataaaagcttcactcagctttcatctCTAAATAGTCATCAGAAGACCCATATGGTAAACAAACCATATGCATGTAGTGAGTGTACTAATAGCTTCACTCTGCTTTCACACTTAAAAAGGCACcaaaggattcatactggagagaagcAATTTatgtgtactgagtgtaataaaagctataTTTGTCTTGCACATCTAcaaagacacaaaatgattcACATAGGGCACAAACCATTTATATGTACCGAGTGTAATCAAAGCTTCCTTTTGCTTTCACGCTTAAAATGTCACCAGATGATCCACACGGGAGACAGACCATttccatgtactgagtgtaataaaagcttcactcagctttcgtATCTAAAACaacaccaaatgatccacacaatgcacaaaccatttacatgtactgagtgcaataaaagcttcacttggctttcgTATCTTAAAAAACACAAAATGCGCCACATAGGGCAGAAACCATTTGCATGTACTAAgggtaataaaagcttcatttgCGTTTCAAATCTAAAAGTTCACCAGAGGAGCCACGTAGGTCAcagaccatttacatgtactgaatgtaataaaagcttcactcagcagAAATATCTAAACATGCACAAAAGGATTCACACAGGTCAaagaccatttacatgtactgagtgtaataaaagcttcactcggcggAAATATCTAAACATGCACAAGAGGATCCACACAGGTCAaagaccatttacatgtactgagtgtaataaaagcttcactcggcggAAATATCTAAACATGCACAAGAGGATCCACACAGGTCAaagaccatttacatgtactgagtgtaataaaagctacacttggctttcacatctaaaaagacatcaaatgattcacacagggCAGAAACCAtttgcatgtactgagtgtaataaaagcttcactcagcttccCTATCTAAAAGTTCACCAGAAGATCCACACAGGAGAGAAACCAAACATATGTACTGAGtgcaataaaagcttcactcggctttcgtATCTTAAAAAACACAAAATGAGCCACACAGGGCAGAAACCAtttgcatgtactgagtgtaataaaagcttcatttaCGTATCATATCTAAAAGTTCACCAGAGGAGCCACACAGGTCAaagaccatttacatgtactgagtgtaataaaagcttcattcgGCAGTCACATCTAAACAAACACAAGAGGATCCACACAGAGCAcagaccatttacatgtactgagtgcaataaaagcttcactcagctttcaggcTTAAAAAAACACCAGGGAATCCACATGGGAGATAAACCATGTACACTCACTGAGGGCTAA